In the genome of Hydrogenophaga sp. PBL-H3, the window GATCGAGGTCTCGACCTTCCGCGCCTACCTGGACAGCGCCGACGCCGAGCAGGTGGCGGGCAACGAGCGCACCAGCAAGGGCGAACTCGCCGGCATGAAGCACGCGGTGGACGCCAGCGGGCGCGTGCTGCGCGACAACGTGTGGGGCCCCATCGAGCAGGACGCCGCACGCCGCGACTTCAGCATCAACGCCATGTACTACGACCCCGAGTCGCAGACCGTGGTCGACTTCCACCACGGCATCCGCGACGCGAAGAAGAAGACGCTGCGCATGATCGGCGACGCCGCCACGCGTTACCGCGAAGACCCGGTGCGCATCATCCGCGCCGTGCGTTTTGCGGCCAAGCTCAGCGGCCTGGGCTTCACGTTTGACGCCAAAACGCTGGAGCCGCTGGCGTCCTCGCGCAAGTTGTTGCTCGACGTGCCACAAAGCCGCCTGTTCGACGAGATGCTCAAGCTGCTGCAGACCGGCCACGCGCTGGCCAGCGTGGCGCAGCTCAAGGCCGTGGGCCTGGACACCGGCATCTACCCGCTGCTCGACGTGGTGGTGCAGCGCGCCGACGACGATTTCGTGAAGCTTGCCTTGCAGGACACCGACCGCCGCGTGGGCGAAGGCAAACCGGTGGCACCGAGCTTTTTGTTGGCCTGTGTGTTGTGGGCCGACGTGCGCAAGGGCTGGAGCCAGCGCCTGAACGCGCGCCAGGGCCAGCGCCCGCCACCACCGTTTGCGGCGTTGCAGGACGCGGTGGACGAAGCGTTTGAAGCGCGCATCGGCGACGTGTCGGGCCGCGGCAAGCTGGGTGCGGACATGCGCGAAATCTGGATGATGCAGCCCCGCTTCGACAAGCGCGTGGGCACCTCGCCTTTCAGCCTGGTGGACCAGGCGCGCTTTCGCGCCGGCTTCGATTTCCTGCGCCTGCGCGCGCAGGTCGGCGAGGTGGAAGAAGAGCTGGCGCACTGGTGGGAAACCTTCAGCATGGCCAGCGACGACATGCGCGAGGACATGGTGGACGCGCAGCGGCGCGAAAACCTCGCCAAGCCCGGGGCTGGCAAGGCGCGCCGCGTGAAGCGCAGTGATGACGACCATCCGGCCAACGCTGGTCCGTCGACCGAGGCGCTCGCACCCGATCCGCGTTTTCGCGCGGCCGATGGCGGCGCTGACGAACGTGATGACGAAGACGCTGGCGAGTCGGACGACGGCGCTGAGTCTGCAGTTCCCAACGACGGTTCGGCTCCAGCCAAAAAACGCCGCCGTCGCCGCCGCAAGCCGGGCGGTGCCGCCAGCGGTGGCGAACCGGGGCCGGTGTAATTTCGCCGACCGT includes:
- the pcnB gene encoding polynucleotide adenylyltransferase PcnB; its protein translation is MIKKFIDRLLGKSPAAPARRANPFGKREDVPVSVHGIDPKLVDQRALDVVHTLKQAGFDAFIVGGAVRDLLLGLRPKDFDVATSATPEQVKGLFRRAFIIGRRFRIVHVIYGRGREHEMIEVSTFRAYLDSADAEQVAGNERTSKGELAGMKHAVDASGRVLRDNVWGPIEQDAARRDFSINAMYYDPESQTVVDFHHGIRDAKKKTLRMIGDAATRYREDPVRIIRAVRFAAKLSGLGFTFDAKTLEPLASSRKLLLDVPQSRLFDEMLKLLQTGHALASVAQLKAVGLDTGIYPLLDVVVQRADDDFVKLALQDTDRRVGEGKPVAPSFLLACVLWADVRKGWSQRLNARQGQRPPPPFAALQDAVDEAFEARIGDVSGRGKLGADMREIWMMQPRFDKRVGTSPFSLVDQARFRAGFDFLRLRAQVGEVEEELAHWWETFSMASDDMREDMVDAQRRENLAKPGAGKARRVKRSDDDHPANAGPSTEALAPDPRFRAADGGADERDDEDAGESDDGAESAVPNDGSAPAKKRRRRRRKPGGAASGGEPGPV